Within the Periophthalmus magnuspinnatus isolate fPerMag1 chromosome 7, fPerMag1.2.pri, whole genome shotgun sequence genome, the region GAGGATGAGGCAGAAGGCAAGGTCCCTCAGAGGGAGAAGTGGTCCAGCAAACTCGACTTTGTCCTGTCTGTGGCTGGGGGCTTCGTTGGATTAGGAAACGTCTGGAGATTTCCCTATCTGTGTTACAAAAACGGAGGAGGTATGTAAAAGATAAGTGCTAATGGAAATTGTCGCACTTTTCATATCAAGGAAAACAAAGTATATTTTACACAATAAACATctataaactaaaataagaGTAAATCTACattcaaacacaaaatgcaCTTCACCCAAACAAAGCAACCAACCTGGTTTATACTGCACAGGCAGGAGTTCCGGTGTGCGTTTGAGCTTCAGTGTTTTCATCATCATAGGTGCATTATGGAAACCCAAAAATATACAACTACGTATATACAATTATATTAGACTCATGGACAGAGATGTTTGCATGAAACTAAAGCGTTTTCAAGCCATCTTTCATCTGCAGTTCTACAGACACTGTGGATGAACTAAGTACCGCACTTTTGGTGTGTAACACGTCCACATAGcatgctttctgattggctgtgaggtGCATTCTGGAGTTAAGATGCACATCTGAGTCAATCTGACGCAAAGACAAGCCTTTAACTTGACTACATGAAGGAAACAAATCCAAGACTTAACCCTGGCTCTAGGGATTAACTGTGCCTATCTTAAAGAACAAAAACTACGAAGTAATTTGCAACTGTATGCAAATTCAGTTAAAGGCTGCAAAACTGCAAAAGAAGCCTGCACATTACCAAAGATTCTACCATttgaaaacaaatgtataaaatgtgataGTTTACTaatgttttctttattattatgttgcCAAGGTGCTTTTCTGATTCCATACTTCATCTTCCTGTTCGGAGGAGGGCTGCCTGTGTtctttctggaggtggctctGGGACAGTACACCTCTGAGGGGGGCATCACCTGCTGGGCAAAGATCTGCCCCATTTTCACTGGTCAGTCTGCAAGCTCTACACATGTGGTTGTAGCTCTGGTACGATCAGTTGTTCTGTTGCAGATCAGAGGACTTTGCAAAAAAACCCAGTGCAGGCAGCAAAGTTAAATGTGGGATGCTCAGGGCAGGAAAAAGTGCTATGTTTTAACATCTCACATCTCAGCAATGTACCTTTAATGTTAAATAGCAACAGAACAAAGTTTAGACTTTGTTTTGACTAATTTGTAAGAAACACGTACCTCTAAGTAGCTGAGACATGGAATCAGGAAAAGCCAATGGTCAAGTCAAAATGGAAGGATAGTTTAGAGAAGTGATAAACTATTTGTCCCGTTTTTACGCCAATAAAACTACTTTTATGATAGACAGATCAGTGCCCACCGCAATgacataaaagtgtaaaagcaAAGTGGCTacgtggatgaagtgtcttgtccaagagTAATGGTACCTACTACCTCCTGAGCTCTGTTGTTCTTCACCATTAAAAGGGCACAACATAATATCACCTAAATGCAGTTACAAATGGAAATGACACGGTGACATGACGCTTGGTGAGAAAACTCCTGTTGCAGCCAGCAGCAGATTGTTGTTGTCTTCACCTGCATCACCACTGGCCCAGGCTTGCTAAAAGGGACCACGTCCCCAGCAGCTGCCTTTCAGCCTGACTCTAGGTCACATGAGACACGTCCCATAAAAGAACGGATATGGCGGGAACAGCTGAAGATAAGAGACACTGACCAACTGTTGGTGGTCTCCACTatttaatatttccatggagtctgTCCTAGGACAAGACGGTCTAAAGTTGTCATTTGCAAACATTCAACACCAAGATCCAAGTAGCCATATTTATTGGAATTACCCAGGATGAACCAACTAGATTTATAATGTGAAATGCAACAAGAGACCCTAAACAAGTTTTAAGATTAGATCTGAGCAGATTTTCTCTAAACCATTACCACACCTAACtgtctataccaggactaaccaggtctTGATAATGTGGTTCTGCAAAAAATCCACATGACGAATCTCATGCAGCAATTATGTTCCCTGTACCACATTTATGGTGTCACAAGTGCTATAGTTAGAACACGGTTCCAAATTCCCCAATGCTCCTTGAAACAAAACCTCTCCCCATGATCTTTCcaagtttccatggagaatgtcaGAATGAGGTGTTGGTTGGAGATAAAGACTTTTAAATAGTCCTGAGTAAAGGTGGACAAGTACTGGGGATTTCTCTGTGCAGGTTCATGACAAAGCCATCTAAAAATAGGACAAAAACAGAAAGACTGCTTCATCACATGGGCTTGGGTCAGACATGTTAAACCTTTTTAGGACAATGAGGAGCTGATAAAGGTCAAGTGCCTGAGTGTCCTTAACACCTCCACTGATAACACTTGTGAGCTCAACACATGTCGGCAGTAATATGAGAACAGACAGTTTGTGAATGAGATTTAGATTTCTGTTCGTAAAGGTTTATATAATACTATCCTATACTATGTTTAGAGCCACTGATATATTGAGGCACAAAGCAGGACAATATTCTATAGTTTGATCTCatctacatgaaacaaaaacaggcaaGAAAAAAAGTAGcacaaattatattatttatactgGTGATTAATGATCAAATTTATGGACTCGGTTACCAAATGAAAGAATTTGCAAATTGTTTGCAGATTACACTTTTTAGAGGCTTATTCTCATAACATAATATCAACCCCTGTattgactttttcacatttaaacactGAATTTGATTTTCTTTCTCTGCAGGTATAGGCTATGCATCCATTGTGATCGTCTCCCTTCTGAACATCTACTACATAGTTATCTTGGCCTGGGGCTTGTACTACCTGCTGCAGTGCTTTCAGCCTGAGCTGCCTTGGGCCAAGTGCAAACAGCCCTGGAACACCGAAAACTGTGTCGAGGACACTATCCGCAAGAACAAGACCTTTTGGCTGGCCACCAACATGACTAATTTTACCTCCCCTGTCACCGAGTTCTGGGAGTGAGTTTTCTCATGCATGATTGAGACACATACTATTTTGTTACACTATTTATTTACACTATTACCTAAATTGTTTGGTAAGATTAATTTCTTCCCATGAGTTCTGCTAGTACGCTTCATTATTACATGCAGCTTTGACATTTGTTCACGAAAGTCTCTTTATGCAGAGAATGGTAGTAGTTGGGAACTGTAAGTACGACTTGAAAGTTTTGAAAACAAACCATGGAAGAAGTGCTCCTAGTGGCAATGGAATAtatgaatatgtttttataatataattaattataaaaatagTGTAATGGACATAACTGTTTGGCCTGCATGGTGACGTGTGTAATTCATAAGTGATACCACCTTGCGATCTCGTCAAATCgtggaagctaagcagggctggacctagttagtacttggatgggaaatCACTGGGAATACCAGATGTCACAGTGGAGCGGCACTTGCTCAAcggcatactgttgttgtgtccttaggcaagacacttcagtcaCCTTATCTCATATGATGTGAGAGTCAGTGATGAGTGGTGATTGGAGGGGCccatggtgcagattggcagactTGCTCCATCAGCCTGTCCAAGGCAGTTCTGGCTACATTTTTATCTTATCACTATTGTTGAGTGAATGCATAATGAATgtataatgcactgtaaaacacttttggatgttttgaaaaacaatacattattataatgttgtattttaggaatgaaaatataaatgtgttgaggaaaatatataatataatattatatttctttttttcaggcGAAATGTGTTGAGCATTTCCAGTGGGATTGAGGATGTTGGGACTCTGAAGTGGGACTTGGCCCTGTGTCTCTTAGCTGTGTGGGTTATCTGCTTCTTTTGCATCTGGAAAGGAGTCAAGTCCACTGGGAAAGTAAGTCCTAACCACACACATCCGGTCTGCATTGTGTTGTTCTGATAAAACACCAGAGAAACTGCTCAGGCCGAGCTGATTTGTTTGATTTGGAGGTTGCTGTAAGATGTGACTTTTTGGCCAGACTCACTGTCTGCTTAGTGACTCTTGAGAGGAGCTCTTTCTCTGTTTTCATTGTGGGACAAAAGCTCAACCCATAATGgatttttctttcaaacattTTGCTAGTTTGTTGAAGATTCAATTAAAACTAGTAAGCCATTCCAAAGCCTTTATCTGGAAATTGCCCTTTAAAGTggggttattttacttttatggggtattaattgctaacacataacttatttagatcgccatgttaacttttattgttttgaaaatgtaaaatattatattatattattatataatggagaattgtcgtgtgggagcatggattaTGGGGAGAGCATTGCACAAaccttacagctaactgtaacgAGGGCTCGAATTGGGCCTGGGAGAAATTgctaaaatacttaaacatggatggatggaaacgACTGGCACGTTTTTGAcgagagaacaatgttataacatggtaaaaagctcaaaatatacaaatatatatttcgcataataccccctctttaatatagCACAACGTTATTGATTAATTAATTGGTTTTCATCAGTAAAAAATAGATCCACTTTTTATGGATAATTATAGATTTTAGTTAACTAGTCTTCAGAATAACtagtttagttattttgaagaCCAAACTTTAGAGTTTGAAATCTTTTTACAAATGGGCCCCCAATGGCTCTCATTTCCTTGTTTATTTCTAGTTATAAGTTCAGAATAAATCAATGCTAACTGATACACTATACATTTATTCATGccttattactgctactatgtTTTCAGCTACAGAGATATTTCTCATATTAAAAATAGAGAAGTTGTGTCACAGAGGTCTGAATCTTTATTCACATGAGTTTTGTTCCTATGTGTTTTTAGGTTGTTTACTTCACTGCAACATTCCCATTTGTGATGCTGATTGTACTCCTTGTGCGTGGGGTCACTTTGCCCGGCGCTTCTGAGGGAATCAAATTTTACCTTTATCCTGATCTGAGCCGGCTGCAGGACCCAGAGGTATGGCCATAAACTTAAGATGTGCAGTGACATTTCAACAGTTTGAACAGTTGAACATGAGTTTTCAGTTGTTGATTTGCCCAAAGTGATATGCAGCAAGTGTAAAACATGGGTTAACTTTGAGAGAAGTGCAATCATAATGTATTACTAAATGGCATAAATTGATTAATGTAAAAgatgcaggtttttttttgttagatttAAGGAGATTGCATCTATTATCCAGAAGGAAGACCCCCAGGCTCCTGAGCCTTCAGAACTTCCTGACTCAATATTATTTCAGGACATATGCCTACAAAAATGGGGGCAAAAGTATCCAATATGAGGTTATGGTTTGGCGGGAGGGGTTTGCCATCTGAAACTCTTGCATAGAGTACCAAAAGCTGTTCATTATACTTTATAAACAGTAGACTAAAGCTTAATTTGACAAATAAAgtgcaaaatatatggaataaAATATGCActttagttaaaaataaaaataaataaaagaatataaaGGGTATAAGGATAGAAACCAATCAAACCAATCTTCTGTATGGTTAGAGAAATTCATATTCACTCTAATTTGTATAATGGCTTTATTTTAGGTGTGGATAGACGCAGGGACGCAGATCTTCTTCTCGTACGCCATTTGTTTGGGAGCCATGACATCACTGGGAAGCTAcaacaagtacaaatacaactgCTACAGGTGAGCTTGGTGTTGTGGGGACATGGGGGCTGTTTTAGTGACCACAGCTCGGTTCAGACAGCGGTTTGCAGCCCAGAACTAAAGTGGGGACTGTGGTGACCTGTTCCTGTGTGTTCATTAACAACCTCCATGACATATGTGTGACTCAGGGACTGTTTGCTGCTGGGAGGCCTCAACAGCGGTACCAGCTTTGTGTCTGGCTTCGCAATATTTTCCGTCCTGGGATTCATGGCACAAGAACAAGGGGTGGACATTGCCGATGTGGCAGAGTCAGGTACGAGGTGATGGCAGCAGTGATGGTGGGTGCTGCTGCCGAGCTAAGACCATTGGAACCTCAAAACCGGTCTAAAAAAATAAGCAGTAGATGAAAATGTAAAGTATCGGCTAATGCACACTCCTTGAATGAAAGCCATAAAGATTTGACTCTCTGGGATTGGGACTCATTACATTGTACTGGCGACTTTCACAATACTGTTAAACTATGTCCATAAAATTGTTTAAGAGATATCTTTTCCATAGTAGCACACTTGGACACCAGCgatatttgtatttatcatttttaagcCCACTTTGTTCAGAGCCGTGGACCTGAGCTGGACTTCTTTGATTCTGTTCTGCTTCACTTTCTGTGGATTTGAAGCTGCATCTTCTCTTGGCATGCTCACACTGCCAGTCcttgaaaattaaaataacactatgaaaataaacattttgaccATTATAGTTGAGATTCTCTACATATTTATCCTTAGCCTGTGGTGATGGTGCCTGTGGTCATTGTATTTCTTTGACCGACAGTTGCATTACTGAATTCATTCAGTCTGACACTGTTTGGAATAGTATTGAACAGGCTTGTCTTGAATTACTCACTCAAAGATGTGTTTGCTAAGGTTGTACATTATGCTGGCTGGCTCTGCAAGACACAAATTAGAATTTAAAAGAAATATAGTTTTCTTCGTCCAAGCTGACAGTAGATGAAATAATTAATTTTgctttgtcctcctctcctcccctccctgttTGTTCtctgcaggtcctggtttggcTTTTATTGCGTACCCCAAAGCTGTGACCATGATGCCTATGCCAACGCTGTGGGCCATTCTGTTCTTTATCATGCTGCTGCTCCTGGGCCTCGACAGCCAGGTGGGTGACCTAGCGTGAGGTCACATTTTCATATCTCCACAGCTGGTATATTTGAGGTGTCAGATAGAGAGGAGGTGCAGCCTGTTCCAGGGGGGTATTTTACCACATGGGGGTTAGAGCAGTTTAAAAGCTGCAAAATGCTCTTGTGTGCAAGTGGCTATTTATTGGTAATCAGTAATTACAATCATGGTTAATTCAAGCATTAACCCACGGCCAGACAGCTCTGATTGAGACAAGATTGACCCACAGACAAAACACTAGAGTAAGTCCCGGGGATTCTCCAGTGAGCTCAGATTTCCTGCTCCTAGTGTAATTGTACCCCAATAGCACGAGTGACTGCAGGTCAAAACATGCAAATACTCAAGTTGTTTTCTGAAGAGAAACTATGTCAGTGCTATATGTGGGCTTTTCTATAAATCTTTATGGACATGCATATGCTTTGCTATTTTTTGTTCTGGAAGCAGTAAAATGTAGAATGTGCACTGCAAACGCCTCTGTAACATTCAAAGACGCATGTTCTCGGAGTATAAACATGAGCTTGTTCTGATTTTATGAACACTGTTTCACACATGTGCACAGTGATCCACTGTTCTTTTGTTCTGGTATGACTTGATTGCAACTGGCCGTTTAAGCAGATTCTGGTCTCGTTTGAAAGAGAACAAAGCTCTTTCTGTGATCACTGGCCTGTAGATGTAAACACAGAGGGCAAACAAAAAGACAttgatttctttcacaaactaaatacttttactttgacccACAGTTTGTTGAAGTGGAAGGACAGATCACCTCGATAGTGGACTTGTATCCGTCCTTCCTAAGGAAGGGTTACAGAAGAGAAATCTTCATagctgtgttgtgtttcataaGCTATCTTTTGGGGCTTGCAATGGTTACAAAGGTAAGTCAAGTTTTTGCCTCTAtataaaaagaacagaaaacgTATACAATATGTGAGCTACACCAAGCTCCCGTTGTCCTGCCCAAATAAGGTCTATGGAATGATTTGCTATGTGCTTTTCCATTTCACCGTTAACGTTAAAAGTCTGCACCTGTTGAACTGCGCTTGTGTTGGGAGGTAGCCAGCATTCTCCTGCTCTGAAGTCCCCACAGCTCACTCCTTTGTCACCTCTGGGCATGTCTTTCTTTTCCAGTCACATATAATGAATCCCTTGTGTCTTTCAGGGTGGCATGTACGTGTTTCAACTCTTCGACTACTATGCAGCCAGTGGTGTGTGCCTTTTGTGGGTCGCATTCTTTGAATGTATTGCTGTAGCCTGGGTTTATGGTAAGTAGAAAGGCCTCATTCAAATTCAAGCCTGTGTAGGCAGTCAAAGTAATGATCCCAAAGAAACACAAACTCTAAATAGTGCAAAACAAAGATGTTTTTGTGGCCTGATACATGTCAAGtagtaaataatttaaaatgttttagggGGTGTGTCAGGAGAAGAGAAAACTACAACCTGACTAGTTATCACACATCAGTATAGAACTCATGTCCTACCAACATTACTGACTGTGAACACGATAGCATACTTAATgataattgcattttttgtcTTACAGGAGCAGACAATTTCTACGATGGTGTAGAGGATATGATTGGCTACAGACCAAACCCGTGGATGAAGTGGAGTTGGACCATTATCACTCCTGTCCTCTGCATGGTGTGATAAAACTATGTTCTTAAATATAGACTAAGAATAGATGAGCAAATTGTACTTATGCCTACGCCTATCTTTCAGGGCTGCTTTATCTTCTCACTGGTCAAGTACAAGCCCCTCACCTATAATAAGGTCTACGAGTATCCCGATTGGGCCATTGGTTTGGGGTGGTTTTTGGCCCTCACCTCCATGATCTGCATCCCCCTCGTTATGGTCATCAAGATACTGCAGTCCAATGGGCCGCTGATTGAGGTGAAACTGTCTTTTATAAGGAGGTAGAGACATGCACATTTAGAtccaattggaaaaaaaaaaatgactgaaaaaaaaacaaaaggacaCAACTGATACTTGTCCCATCTGGAAGAAGGTATATTGTCTAGTTCACTAAACATTTGCatatttgcattttcaaaaaaaccccaaaacagacaaaaaaaaaaaaaaaaaaaaaaaaatacaaactttttttgAGCTGGAGAGATTGTATTGTATATTGCTCTGGATACTGGACAGTTGTCTTTGTTTTAATGCAGTAGTACAAACTATATGTCTCAGTGGCTCATTCtgttaatgttaaaaaaaatgtaaactttataAAAGTAAAcccttattttacttttaaattgtaAGTGTTTGAGCTCCAGTGTCAATTCTCaatgtttgttgtttgcagaggatCAAAGCTGTTGCAGCCCCAGCCAAGTCTGGTGTGAGCTCGCGACCCAAAGAGTATAATGTGAAGGGTGGCGAGCTGACGCAGCCCCTGAACGCCAACGGGAACAATGACCTGATGAAGCCCACCCAAACTGTTGTAGAAACAATGATGTGAGCTCTCTGTGAGAGGAAACGTGCTTTCTTTGTTGTGCTTTGAATAGTTTACTGATATAGATACCTGGTTTGATTTTTACGAGGGGAgttgtgtaatatttttttttttaccatgtgaATATTATGACATTTTGATCTCTGTAGTTGGCACTGATCGCATAGTAGGCAGCATCCTAATATATATCATGTTTGTTTACTATGTTCATTTAAAGATCTTTAGTTTTGAGTTTGTTGGAAGAAAATTTGCACTCACCAGTCCCTTTACTAACAATATGAATGTAGTCACGGCCTAAACTCGATGTGTTGGCAGTATTGTTGCCTATAATGACTTATCTCTTCAGTCAGACTTTGTGAGCGCTTTCCATTTGCATCATCCTTAGTGTTAAGAATCAGCAGCAAAGGGAAAAGTGTACGATCAGGGATGTTACTCAAAAGGGAACTTTAGTGTGATGACTGAATTGAGCCCCAGTGCATTTATCAAatctgtctctgcattttgtgACTTtgcacttttatgttttattgctgCAAAGTATTGCATAATTTGCAATGCAGTTTAGTTGGACATATATTAGCtctaaacattttattatggTAAAGTTTAGTTTCTCACAATTTATGAAATACATCTTGTAGTTGTTGTACAATGTGaacatgaactttgacctctgatTTAGTTTGTAGAGTTTGTTTGAACACCACTGGgctaaagtttaaaatgttgccGTCTTCACTGACCTCAGATTAATGCAGGATGTAGTTTCAGTTGTTTTGCTGTACAGAATTTGTTAACCACATATGCCTTTTTGTAACAATTTTATACTGTACATGAGAAAGAATGCAACAATTAATACTTGTATAGTGCTGAAactattgttttaaatgttgaaacTAAGTAACCTGGATTACATTTTTAGTGTGCAATGTTCAGTCAAGCAATTgcagttttgtcatttaaatcaCTTCTGCACATCACGTTTTCAATATTGACTGAAAAAAACCGAACATGTCAGTTCATTCAAATTTGTTAACAAGTGTACCAAAGTCATTTGCCGTTGACAGGCTtctcgtttttgtttttttgacgcTGCACACAGTGTACAGAACCAGATTTACACTGCTCTCCCTGACGCACATCCAGGCTTAATTGCAGTAGCCTGTTGGACTATGTGATTGCACCTGGGTTTTAATTGTATAGTCCTATACATCCATGTGTACCAAGTCATTTACCAGTCGTATTATAAAGTATTCGATgtttataaacacacataaaacagtAAGGATTTATGGCGTGAAATTGTTGCTGCCCGGACAGACGATACATACACAGAGCTATGACTTTACAAAGCGGCCCTCAGTGATTGAAAAGATCATGTCTCTTGCGTGGAAGTATCACTACGGGCACTATTGATTACAGGCCTCAAATAGCCTGATATATAGAGATCCAATGCGATCCTTTGAAGTGTCTCAGGTCCGTGCGCTGAGTGACTCAGTGACAGCTCGGCCTAGATTCACGCGCCCGTCCCACCAGCGGCGATATAACGGCCCGGAGCAGGTGGAGATACACTTGGCTCGCATTAAACATGACTTATTTGGACATGATCTGGGGTCTGGCCTGATCCCTCCCAACATCCTCCGAGTTTATTTGACGTCACTCGAGTGAGAAATAAACGCGCTTTAGATGCCGCGAGTGGCAAATCATTATGGAAAATGAAAGAGGTCGTGGGTCATCAATTGTGTTAAGTGCTCTCACACATCCACTTGTGTTACATTTGAGGTTCAACTTGCTCCTCTCAAATTAATCAGACTATGGTTTCATACTTTAATTGCATAAAACATTAAGACAATTTAACAAACAAGACCCTATATAATGGATaatcatttgtttcattatcTGTAACCAAAactttgagggaaaaaaaaagccattagaaaaacaaaaggcAGTGGTAGCCAAGTATGTTTGACTCTTGAGATTACAGCTGCAGAAATTATCTTTTAAAGTGCATCATGGTTATGAAATCTTAATCCCCCTTCTGTAAacttgcagtgtgtgtgtgtgtgtgtgtgtgtgtgtgtgtgtgtgtgagaacagGGATATGTTCTGACCCCCATAAGGACAAATCGTGAGCATGCATAACATGCTTAGAGCTACAGTAAACTATAGGAACCAAATAATGCTTAAAACATACAGTGTACAACAAGCCAAAGGAAAAGTGTGGAGAACAAATGTGAGAACATGTGATAAAACAAAAGTCAGTTGTGCAAAACTTGTGGTTTAAATGGGCTGAGCAGAAACCCAAACTGCGAAGCTTGTGCAGAAAGATAAATTCATTGGTTTTCTAGGGGCATtcacaaaacattaaaccatctgggacatttttcatttaaaagggCAAGCATTCCTGGTATTGTAATGGTACAATTGAGTggctttaaaatacatttaatactaTGTGCCTGGCACCTATAAGAAACTGTCCAATGGAAACCAGGGCACTGAGCCAAGGACCAAAATAACTCGACATTAAGACAGACCCTGAAAAATCCAACTGAGTTTTTGTTGTTAGCAATAaggaaaatgtgcaaaattcaACTGAACTGAGAGATGGAAACCTAAGAAGTGTGTTGTGTTCAAATGCTTTGGGGAGTTGAGGCGTGCACTCTGACATCCTGGCTCAGTCAGAACCAATGACTCCCTTGTTATATAACCTTATTCATGCGGTGGCTTTGCCTTTGAAACTCAGGGGAGTGGGCTGCCCTACAGCTGCTCATGTGTCTACAACAGGCGGGATTGGACACACATGCAGTTTGTGGTTTCAAGGCAGCGCATCTTCGGTATAGGGGACAGATATAAATAGATCTGCCTATATGCTATATAAAAGGGTGATGTGAGGTAATAATgaggtgtgaatgtgtgtgtctgtgtagaccctcaatCGTCCAAGTTAACTTTGTGTGTTAACTTGGAAATACAGTGAAAGCAATGAGGCAGTGTTCCATCTATAGTGACTATCTACAGAAATATATAGTGTAAAGGGGGTCATTTTAAGGTGGCGATAAAACTTGTTTAATTGGCAATagtgaataaatgcatttgaaaaCATGTGATGTCCCCAGACATAACAAGTGATCTCCAGATCCCCCCTCAGCAGTGAGGTTTGATAAATATGGGCAATATTAAGGTTGAACTTAAATCAATGTCTGTCTCAAAGCCAGAAGTGAAAATACTAATATGCAGCTTGTTGCTGTGTATCAATGAAACAAACAATAATTGGTCTttgttaaaacattaaaagtctGACTTTTCAGAGGGCGATGCTGTTGGTCCTAGGCTCAGAAAAGTTGAATAATGAGTTTGTGGAGTCGCCGTACTTGTCCAACAGCCCAGTGTTCCCCGCCGCCAGCGGATTCCTGCTAATGACCAAGTCCAAGCTCTCCCCAGCCTCCATAATGAGAGGCACTGTCAGACAGCAGTCCAAGTCCCTGGTCCGAACACGGTTCACCTGGAGGACACAAGATATTACCAGTCCAATAATAAAGTCTACAcaatatttatgtgtttttataattCCATGTTCTTAATTTCTTATTTTGAACTTCTGTCATACCTGGAGGATGCGGTCGTAGGGTTTTAGTCCTCCCTGAGCAGCCGGTCCCTCT harbors:
- the slc6a6a gene encoding solute carrier family 6 member 6a; its protein translation is MKELMAQKEKLQCLKDFHKDTLKPSPGKSPGTRPEDEAEGKVPQREKWSSKLDFVLSVAGGFVGLGNVWRFPYLCYKNGGGAFLIPYFIFLFGGGLPVFFLEVALGQYTSEGGITCWAKICPIFTGIGYASIVIVSLLNIYYIVILAWGLYYLLQCFQPELPWAKCKQPWNTENCVEDTIRKNKTFWLATNMTNFTSPVTEFWERNVLSISSGIEDVGTLKWDLALCLLAVWVICFFCIWKGVKSTGKVVYFTATFPFVMLIVLLVRGVTLPGASEGIKFYLYPDLSRLQDPEVWIDAGTQIFFSYAICLGAMTSLGSYNKYKYNCYRDCLLLGGLNSGTSFVSGFAIFSVLGFMAQEQGVDIADVAESGPGLAFIAYPKAVTMMPMPTLWAILFFIMLLLLGLDSQFVEVEGQITSIVDLYPSFLRKGYRREIFIAVLCFISYLLGLAMVTKGGMYVFQLFDYYAASGVCLLWVAFFECIAVAWVYGADNFYDGVEDMIGYRPNPWMKWSWTIITPVLCMGCFIFSLVKYKPLTYNKVYEYPDWAIGLGWFLALTSMICIPLVMVIKILQSNGPLIERIKAVAAPAKSGVSSRPKEYNVKGGELTQPLNANGNNDLMKPTQTVVETMM